From the genome of Rhodothermales bacterium:
TCGAGGCCGATGTCGCAGACCTTGAAAGTCTCAAGAAGGCATTCGCGGGAGCGTACGGCGCCTACTGCGTGACGTTTTTCTGGGATCACTTCTCGCCGGCTAAAGAGCTGGAGCACGCCAACAATCTTGCGACGGCGGCGAAGGACGCGAATCTGAAGCATGTCATCTGGTCGACTCTGGAAGATACTCGTAACTGGGTGCCGCTCGACGACGACCGGATGCCGACGCTGATGGAACGGTACAAAGTCCCGCATTTCGACGCGAAAGGGGAGGCCAATCATTTCTTCGCTAACCTCGGCGTGCCGACCACTTTTCTGCTGACAAGCTTCTACTGGGAGAACTTTATCTACTTCGGAAGCGGTCCTCAGCGGGGACCGGATGGCAAACTGTCGGTGACGTTTCCGATGGGTGACAAGAAGCTGGCGAGCATCGGCGTAGAGGATATCGGCAAATGCGCCTACGGCATCTTCAAGAAGGGACTGGAGTATGTCGGCAAGACGGTCGCCATTTCGGGCGA
Proteins encoded in this window:
- a CDS encoding NmrA/HSCARG family protein encodes the protein MADKKVIVVAGATGAQGGSLVRAILNDAEGGFRARAITRDASSDKAKQLAELGADVVEADVADLESLKKAFAGAYGAYCVTFFWDHFSPAKELEHANNLATAAKDANLKHVIWSTLEDTRNWVPLDDDRMPTLMERYKVPHFDAKGEANHFFANLGVPTTFLLTSFYWENFIYFGSGPQRGPDGKLSVTFPMGDKKLASIGVEDIGKCAYGIFKKGLEYVGKTVAISG